A segment of the Sphingopyxis sp. OAS728 genome:
CGACGCCCCGATCAGGAACCCGGCCTGCGCGTCGCTCAGGCCGAAGCGCGCCGCCAGCAAAGGATAGATCGTCATCGCGAGCGCGCTCGCGAGCGAGACGCCGACGAGGGTCAATGCGAATTGCGCCTGCGACAGCCGCTGCTTCCCGATGACGCCATAGAGCGCCAGCGCCGCGCTCGCGCCACAGATCGCCGTCGCGCCGCCCGCGAGCAGCCCGGCATAGGGCGACTGACCCGAAATCCGCGCGCCCAGAAATCCCGCGCCCATTGTTAGCGTCATGATGATGATCAGCGCCGCGAACGGCACCGGCCCCAGCACCGCGATTTGCAGAAAAGTAACCTGCAACCCCAGCACCACGATGCCGATGCGCAGAAAGGTGCGCGAGGCGAAGTCGAGCCCGCGGTGCGTCGCCTCGTTCGTCGAGATGAAATTGAGCGCCAGCCCGACGAGCAGGCCGAGCAGGATGATCGGAAACCCATAATGGTCGGACAGCCATGCCGCCGCCGCCGAAGCCACCGCGCAGGCGGCGAGGCCCGGGAACAGGCTGCCCTTCGGCGCCGTACCCGCCATTGTCTGCGCCAGATGCAATTCGCCGAACAAGTCGCCGCCGCTCGGCAAATTATTCCAATGCGCGTGGCGCATCGATGTCAGATCGTTTCTGTCCAGCGCTGTCATAATGTCGCGCCATATCGTGAAGCCGGGCAGGCGCGCAAGGCTTCTCTTGCGGTGCGCGGCGCGACGCGCCAAAGCAGACAACGATAGTCAGCAGGCCAACGGGGAGATGCGCTGCCGTGACAGGGATTTGCCAGCCGGGGACGGAGCGCAAGCGCGCATGACCCGGGCAACGATCAAGGATGTCTCGCGCGTCGCGGGCGTGTCGATCAAGACCGTGTCGCGCGTGCTCAACAAGGAACGCTATGTCAGCGACGACATGCGGCAAAAGGTCGAGGAGGCGGTCGCCCGCCTCAACTATCACCCCAGTCAGGCGGCGCGCACGCTCGCGGGGAAACGCTCGTTCCAGATCGGGCTGATCCACGACAACCCCAGCCCCTATTATATCTTCAACATGCAGGCGGGGGTCGGGCAACGTTGCCGAGAGGCCGACTTTCGCATGATCGTCCAGCCCTGCGACATCAACTCGCCCGGCCTTGTCGACGACATCGGCGCGCTGATCGATCAGGCGCAGCTCGACGGCATCATCATGACCCCGCCGGTGACCGACGTCGGCACCGCGCTTGCCGAACTGTTCCGCCGCAAGATCCCCGTCGTGCGCGTCCAGCCGGGCACCGACCTGACCGCGACCTCGGCGGTTTACATCGACAATGTGCAGGCGGCCGACGACATGACGGCGTACCTGATCTCGCTCGGCCATCGCCGCATCGGCTTCGTCACAGGGCACGGCAATTATTTCGCGAGCGGCCAGCGGCTGACCGGATACCGGCAGGCGCTCCAGCGCGCAGGGATAGGCTTCGACGCGGCGCTGGTCTTTCCGGGTCAGTTCGATTTCCAGTCGGGGACCGCCGCGGCCGAAGCGCTGCTGGCGCTCGACCAGCCGCCGACCGCAATCTTCGCGAGCAGCGACGACATGGCCGCGGGCGTGCTGGCAGCGGCGCATCGGCTCGGCGTATCGGTGCCTGACCAATTGTCGGTCGCCGGCTTTGACGACACCGACCTCGCGCAGGTCGTCTGGCCGTCGCTGACCACGATCCACCAGCCGATCCGCGACCTCGGCTACGCCGCCGCCGACCTGCTGCTCGAATTCGGCGAGACGATCGAGCGGCGGCAATTGCCGCACAAGCTCGTCGTGCGCGGTTCGACGGCGGCGCCGAAAGGTTGAAAACGACCGGTTGTTGCCGATAGAGATGTGAACCCCGGCGAAAGCCGGGGCCCAGAATTCCAACGCTGACCTCGGCGCTTCCGCGCTGGGCCCCGGCTTTCGCCGGGGTTCACAAAGGGCAGCTGCCCACCCCATTCCTGCCACTATGAAAAAACGTCTGTCCTTTCCGATATGACAACGTTATCTCATCTGCACGACAGATAGATTCGGGAGAGACGATCTTGGCGCAAATCGCCGATAAACGCCGCTGGCTCGTGGTGGGGCTCGTCTTCATCGCGATCGTCCTCAACTATGTCGACCGCCAGATCCTTGCGCTGCTCAAGCCGACGCTCCAGCTCGAGTTCGACTGGACCGACCGCGATTACAGCCACATGGCCTCGGCCTTCCAGTTCGCCGCCGCGCTCGCCTTCCTCGGCACCGGCTGGTTCATCGACAAGGTCGGGCTGCGCTGGGGTTTCGCGATCGGCGTCGGCGTGTGGAGCCTCGCGGGCATGGCACATGCCTTTGCAACCACCGTATCGGGCTTCGTCGCCTCGCGCGCGGTGCTCGGCGCGGCGGAATCGATCGGCACCCCGGCCGCGGTGAAGACCGCCGCGACCTACTTCAACGCGAAGGAGCGAAGTTTCGTCCTCGGCCTCGGCGGTATCGCGCCGAACGTCGGCGCGATCCTGACGCCTTTGCTCATCCCGCTGATGGCGCTGATGTGGGGCTGGCAGGCGACCTTCCTGATCGCCGGCGGGCTCGGGCTCGTCTGGGTCGTCGTGTGGTTGATGGTCCGGATTCCCGAGCAGCCGAACGCCGCGCGCGACGCCGCGGCGCCGCCGATTCCGTGGAGCAGCCTGCTCCGCGATCGCCGCCAATGGGCGGTTATCCTCGGGAAAGCGCTCACCGATCAGGTGTGGTGGTTCCTGCTTTTCTTCATGCCCGACCTTTTCCACCGCGTCTTCGGGCTGACGCAGGGCACGCTCGGTCTGCCCGTCGCCTTCGTCTATTTCATGGCGGCGCTTGGCGGCATCACCGGCGGCTATCTGCCCTCCTATCTGATGGGCCGCCGCGGCTGGACCGTGAACGCTGCGCGCAAGACGACGATGCTCATCTATGCGCTGCTCATCCTGCCCGTGCCCTTGCTCGTCGGGGTCGACAGCGCATGGGTCGCCGCGATGATCCTCGGCCTCGCGCTCTTCGCGCATCAGGGCTTCTCGACCAATCTCTTCGGCCTCACCACCGACGTCTTCCCCGCGCGCATCGTCGGCTCGGCGATCGGGATCGGCGCCTTTGCCGGCAATTTGTCGGGCATGGCGATGATCGAGTTCGCGGGCTGGTCGCTCGACACGGGCAGGGGCTATCTGCCGATGATGCTTGTCTGTGCTTTCACCTATCTCGTCGCGCTCGCGGCGATCCACCTCATCCTCCCGCGCATCGTCGCCGTCGACGAGGAGGACGACGGCGAAGTGCAGGTGCTGGCGCATTGATGGAAAAAATGGATCATATCTGGTGCTCCCCGGCGAAAGCCGGGGCCTATCTCCTGCCGCCTACTGGACCCCGGCTTTCGCCGGGGAACACGAAGGGCGACATCTAACGAACCGCATACGAAACCCGCTTCCCTCCCATCCGATTATGGAGTATATGACAGCGATGTCAGATTTTCTTCCCGCTCCCGCCAATGTGACCTTCGCCGGTCATGAGATTTCACCCATCGCCTGGGGCATGTGGCGCTTCGCCGGTGTCGATGTTTCGACCGCGCGCGCGCGCATCGATGCCGCCTTCGAAACGGGCGTCAACCTGTTCGACACCGCCGACATCTATGGCTGCGACACACCCGGCGGCTTCGGTTCGGCCGAGGCACTCCTTGGCGACGTCTTCGCCGAAGCCCCCGGCCTTCGCGACAGGATGATCCTCGCGACCAAGGGTGGGATCATCCTCGGTGTGCCGTACGACAGCAGCCACGCCTATCTCACGTCGGCGATCGACATCTCGCTGAAACGCCTGCGCACCGACCATGTCGAACTGTGGCAGATCCACCGCCCCGACCTGCTCACCCATCCGCAGGAAATCGCGCGCGCGCTCGAGGATGCGCACCGCGCGGGCAAGGTCGGCGCGATCGGCGTGTCGAATTTCACGCCTGCCCAGACCGCGGCGCTCGCCAAATTCCTTCCCGTTCCCGTGGTCAGCCACCAGAGCGAATTTTCGCCGCTCCACCTCGCCCCGCTCTTCGACGGCATCTTCGACCAGTCGATGGCCGAGGGGATGAGCTTCCTCGCCTGGTCGCCGCTCGGCGGCGGCCGGCTTGGCGATCCGGCCGACGAGCGCACGCGCGCAGTCGCCGGACTGCTCGACGCGAAGG
Coding sequences within it:
- a CDS encoding MFS transporter, which encodes MAQIADKRRWLVVGLVFIAIVLNYVDRQILALLKPTLQLEFDWTDRDYSHMASAFQFAAALAFLGTGWFIDKVGLRWGFAIGVGVWSLAGMAHAFATTVSGFVASRAVLGAAESIGTPAAVKTAATYFNAKERSFVLGLGGIAPNVGAILTPLLIPLMALMWGWQATFLIAGGLGLVWVVVWLMVRIPEQPNAARDAAAPPIPWSSLLRDRRQWAVILGKALTDQVWWFLLFFMPDLFHRVFGLTQGTLGLPVAFVYFMAALGGITGGYLPSYLMGRRGWTVNAARKTTMLIYALLILPVPLLVGVDSAWVAAMILGLALFAHQGFSTNLFGLTTDVFPARIVGSAIGIGAFAGNLSGMAMIEFAGWSLDTGRGYLPMMLVCAFTYLVALAAIHLILPRIVAVDEEDDGEVQVLAH
- a CDS encoding LacI family DNA-binding transcriptional regulator, producing MTRATIKDVSRVAGVSIKTVSRVLNKERYVSDDMRQKVEEAVARLNYHPSQAARTLAGKRSFQIGLIHDNPSPYYIFNMQAGVGQRCREADFRMIVQPCDINSPGLVDDIGALIDQAQLDGIIMTPPVTDVGTALAELFRRKIPVVRVQPGTDLTATSAVYIDNVQAADDMTAYLISLGHRRIGFVTGHGNYFASGQRLTGYRQALQRAGIGFDAALVFPGQFDFQSGTAAAEALLALDQPPTAIFASSDDMAAGVLAAAHRLGVSVPDQLSVAGFDDTDLAQVVWPSLTTIHQPIRDLGYAAADLLLEFGETIERRQLPHKLVVRGSTAAPKG
- a CDS encoding aldo/keto reductase; the encoded protein is MSDFLPAPANVTFAGHEISPIAWGMWRFAGVDVSTARARIDAAFETGVNLFDTADIYGCDTPGGFGSAEALLGDVFAEAPGLRDRMILATKGGIILGVPYDSSHAYLTSAIDISLKRLRTDHVELWQIHRPDLLTHPQEIARALEDAHRAGKVGAIGVSNFTPAQTAALAKFLPVPVVSHQSEFSPLHLAPLFDGIFDQSMAEGMSFLAWSPLGGGRLGDPADERTRAVAGLLDAKAAEYGVSRAAATYSWVMAHPARPIPIVGTQNVDRIKEIPQAFAPRWTRAEWYAVLQTSMGEKLP
- a CDS encoding YeiH family protein, with protein sequence MTALDRNDLTSMRHAHWNNLPSGGDLFGELHLAQTMAGTAPKGSLFPGLAACAVASAAAAWLSDHYGFPIILLGLLVGLALNFISTNEATHRGLDFASRTFLRIGIVVLGLQVTFLQIAVLGPVPFAALIIIMTLTMGAGFLGARISGQSPYAGLLAGGATAICGASAALALYGVIGKQRLSQAQFALTLVGVSLASALAMTIYPLLAARFGLSDAQAGFLIGASIHDVAQAIGGGYAFSDAAGASATIVKLARVALLAPVVALVGLLLKPEDGGEKRIWRRLALPWFIVAFFALVTLNSLAPIPDAARGGALTASKALLLLAVTATAMRTRLDLLLEMGWRAGVPVLLASLTSFAVSLLFALAIV